From Candidatus Brocadiaceae bacterium, the proteins below share one genomic window:
- the rfbD gene encoding dTDP-4-dehydrorhamnose reductase: MKILVIGSHGMLGKTLVNSLSCRSDFKHMKAVIVSANSNHVDIANNSNTSLFIAGVMPDVIINCAAFTNVDACETENVRAFAINTTGPRNIALAARHCRAKVVHISTDYVFDGVGNRPYDENDLPNPLSVYGRSKLEGERAIRETIDNYVIIRTAWLFGPYGKNFITAILDRGKKHHAVSVVTDQYGSPTYTADLANAIGNIVSLDLRGLYHVTNAGICSRYEWAKKIFEITGMQTSLLPLKASDYKRAATVPHNSSFNCTKYTRDSKQKIRPWQDALEDYLHSYVIKTTENKNA; this comes from the coding sequence ATGAAAATACTCGTTATTGGCTCTCATGGTATGCTCGGAAAAACTCTGGTCAACTCCTTGTCCTGCCGATCAGACTTCAAGCATATGAAGGCTGTCATTGTCTCTGCAAATTCTAATCACGTCGACATTGCCAATAATTCAAATACTTCGCTATTCATTGCCGGTGTCATGCCGGATGTAATTATCAACTGTGCCGCCTTTACAAATGTGGACGCGTGCGAAACGGAAAATGTGAGAGCCTTTGCAATAAACACAACAGGGCCAAGAAATATCGCTTTGGCCGCCAGGCATTGCAGGGCGAAGGTTGTCCACATCAGCACTGATTACGTATTTGACGGTGTCGGGAACAGACCCTATGATGAAAACGATTTACCAAATCCTCTCTCTGTCTATGGCAGATCAAAACTGGAAGGAGAACGCGCTATACGAGAAACAATTGATAATTATGTTATTATCAGAACCGCATGGCTTTTTGGACCTTACGGAAAAAACTTTATAACTGCCATACTCGATAGAGGGAAGAAACATCATGCCGTTTCCGTTGTTACGGATCAGTATGGAAGCCCTACGTATACGGCAGACCTGGCAAATGCGATAGGGAACATTGTTTCTCTTGATCTTCGAGGACTTTACCATGTGACAAATGCAGGAATATGTTCACGATATGAATGGGCAAAGAAAATTTTTGAAATAACCGGCATGCAGACATCGTTACTACCATTAAAGGCCTCTGATTATAAACGCGCGGCAACAGTGCCGCATAATTCTTCTTTCAATTGCACAAAATATACCAGGGACAGCAAGCAGAAAATACGGCCATGGCAGGATGCCCTGGAAGATTATTTACACAGCTATGTCATAAAAACAACAGAAAACAAGAACGCATGA
- a CDS encoding hydroxylamine oxidoreductase, with protein sequence MDKRLLNMKYFFVGIVLSGIFFLFHAPVFSYEEEAWDGNHQPTETPKMVTDASQQPILGNMKFRHEMARHLGEKTGPDDSGDVYHAGGLSSYYTGPKNLFPGKGKFGNLYTFLPVIRWYDPAYYFNKTPFHPASTVAGEYENDQCVACHSLENPGIVTQWRQSKHGSLSDEKEVVGCDRCHGKNHEKLEMPTFTVCGECHEKQLKGHREGGRGAHAHAYHLELVDQGCQMEKPAEETTACLACHAIAENRCDGCHTRHRFSAAEARKPTSCGVCHSGPEQYEYEMYLQSYHGMIYQGEGQTWDWTQPLNAKNYVVPTCAYCHMPEGEHNVTKMSTVYTYMGTSLVDRGAYRHTEAREAWISICKGCHSPRFARDHLEAMDEAIKLSFSKYREAVGIVMNLYEENLIDPMPDDLAPDSRGHHIFSLLPGKGEMRKYNVSNIERLTYEMLVDIVGAIYKAKSHNAYYSPVYGYWEWAQDRWLVQIKDEASKLKRFAAIEEKLGIKHTASSFWKQGEYTDMFLGWKRKK encoded by the coding sequence ATGGATAAAAGACTGCTGAATATGAAGTACTTTTTTGTTGGCATTGTTTTGTCCGGTATATTTTTCCTGTTCCATGCCCCCGTGTTTTCATATGAAGAAGAGGCGTGGGACGGAAATCATCAACCAACCGAAACGCCAAAAATGGTCACTGACGCTTCACAACAGCCAATATTGGGAAATATGAAATTTCGCCATGAGATGGCCAGACATTTAGGTGAAAAGACCGGACCGGACGATTCGGGAGATGTATACCATGCAGGTGGACTTTCCAGTTACTATACAGGTCCCAAAAATCTTTTTCCCGGAAAGGGAAAGTTTGGGAACCTCTATACCTTTCTTCCGGTAATACGGTGGTATGATCCCGCCTATTACTTTAATAAAACCCCCTTTCATCCTGCCAGTACTGTTGCCGGTGAATATGAAAATGATCAATGTGTTGCCTGCCATTCTTTGGAAAACCCGGGAATTGTAACACAGTGGAGGCAAAGCAAGCATGGAAGTCTTTCGGATGAAAAAGAGGTTGTCGGTTGTGACCGGTGCCACGGAAAGAATCACGAAAAGCTCGAAATGCCCACATTTACAGTATGTGGCGAGTGCCATGAAAAACAACTGAAGGGACATCGTGAGGGAGGAAGAGGCGCCCATGCACATGCCTATCATCTGGAATTGGTGGATCAGGGATGCCAAATGGAGAAACCTGCGGAGGAAACAACGGCATGTCTTGCGTGTCACGCCATTGCAGAAAACCGCTGTGACGGTTGCCATACACGGCATCGTTTTTCTGCTGCGGAGGCCAGAAAGCCAACCAGTTGCGGCGTGTGCCATTCTGGTCCTGAACAATATGAGTATGAGATGTACCTGCAATCGTATCATGGTATGATTTATCAGGGAGAGGGTCAGACCTGGGACTGGACACAGCCGCTCAACGCAAAAAATTACGTGGTCCCTACCTGCGCATACTGTCATATGCCAGAGGGAGAACATAATGTTACAAAAATGTCAACGGTTTATACGTATATGGGTACCTCGCTGGTGGATAGAGGTGCGTATCGGCATACAGAGGCAAGAGAGGCATGGATCTCTATTTGCAAAGGGTGCCATTCTCCACGGTTTGCCAGGGACCATTTAGAGGCAATGGATGAGGCAATAAAACTCAGTTTTTCTAAATACCGTGAGGCGGTGGGTATTGTGATGAATCTCTACGAAGAGAATCTGATTGATCCTATGCCTGACGACCTTGCTCCTGATTCCAGAGGACATCATATCTTTAGTCTGCTCCCGGGTAAAGGAGAAATGCGAAAATACAATGTTTCCAACATTGAACGGTTGACCTATGAGATGTTGGTTGATATAGTAGGAGCCATCTATAAGGCAAAATCTCATAATGCCTATTATAGCCCAGTCTATGGATATTGGGAGTGGGCTCAGGATCGATGGCTGGTACAGATCAAGGATGAGGCAAGTAAGTTGAAACGTTTTGCAGCGATAGAAGAAAAACTGGGCATAAAACACACTGCTTCTTCTTTCTGGAAACAGGGTGAATATACTGATATGTTTCTTGGGTGGAAAAGAAAGAAGTAG
- a CDS encoding ABC transporter ATP-binding protein/permease: MFNNALIRESSKLLFFVRPYWKHMVMAIVCMVIYTAASGIQISLIKPIIDKLILEDTKNTSDLPVIDIDQTKQEDNIFSPIKKFKKQTLSKLGFVKKIRERATGSFTSIGFVIITLAPIIFFSSYFQNYYRSLVRWAVVVDIRNKVCDHLLPQPLSFFENRKSGDLLSRLMNDISVMQSGLVVLFDDMLLLPMQMICGLVLAFYFSWKLSLFSFFAFPIVFIPALILGKKIKKHGKGSLRHLSNLTDSLREMFAGIRIVKAFRMENEESREIQEISKQFLKRRMKLVKTKALQSSITEGINTVGFALMIIFTGYVLMTNKITPGELGGFITAIGFMVITAVKKLAKSYTSLQESLSGASRVFELLTIESTITDHPDAISLGSIEKGIEFKNVSFSYDGSNTFVLKDISLSIQKGEVVAIVGESGTGKTSFLNLIPRFYDPIKGCIEIDGTDIRKISRDSLLENIAIVTQQTFLFNRSLHENIFYGRKSATTEEIYEAAKAANIHEFIMSLPNGYDTVVGEMGVKLSGGQRQRIAIARAILKNAPILLLDEATSSLDYESEKVVQEALNNLIMGRTTIIVAHRLSTIQHCDRIIVMKKGHIVEMGSHKSLMSIEGEYKRVYLLHSDTIQE; the protein is encoded by the coding sequence ATGTTTAATAATGCGCTCATTCGTGAATCTTCTAAATTACTCTTTTTTGTCAGGCCTTATTGGAAACATATGGTCATGGCCATTGTCTGCATGGTTATTTATACAGCGGCAAGCGGCATCCAAATATCTCTGATCAAGCCCATCATCGATAAACTAATTCTTGAGGACACGAAAAACACATCTGATTTACCAGTTATCGACATAGATCAGACCAAACAGGAAGACAATATTTTCTCTCCGATTAAAAAGTTTAAAAAGCAGACATTAAGCAAATTGGGATTTGTGAAGAAAATACGAGAACGCGCCACCGGTTCGTTTACGAGTATTGGTTTTGTCATCATAACCCTCGCCCCCATTATTTTCTTCTCCAGTTATTTTCAAAATTACTACAGAAGCCTCGTCCGCTGGGCCGTGGTGGTGGATATTCGAAATAAAGTATGCGACCACCTGCTTCCCCAGCCGCTGAGTTTCTTTGAAAATAGAAAAAGCGGCGATTTGCTCTCCAGATTAATGAATGATATTTCGGTAATGCAATCAGGACTTGTTGTGCTTTTCGATGATATGTTACTCCTGCCTATGCAAATGATCTGCGGATTGGTGCTGGCGTTTTATTTTAGCTGGAAGCTTTCCTTGTTCTCTTTTTTCGCTTTTCCCATTGTTTTTATCCCTGCGCTCATTTTGGGAAAAAAGATAAAAAAACACGGCAAGGGAAGCTTGCGTCACCTCTCCAACCTCACTGATTCCTTAAGGGAGATGTTTGCAGGCATCCGGATCGTGAAGGCATTCCGGATGGAAAATGAAGAAAGTCGGGAAATACAAGAAATCAGTAAACAGTTCCTCAAAAGAAGGATGAAATTGGTCAAAACAAAAGCCCTCCAGAGCAGTATCACTGAAGGTATAAATACTGTGGGATTCGCGCTCATGATTATTTTTACCGGATATGTACTCATGACCAACAAAATCACCCCTGGAGAACTTGGCGGATTTATTACTGCTATCGGGTTTATGGTCATTACAGCGGTAAAAAAACTGGCAAAGAGTTACACGAGCCTGCAGGAATCTCTATCTGGAGCAAGCAGGGTTTTTGAACTGCTTACGATTGAATCTACGATTACAGATCACCCTGATGCCATATCATTAGGAAGCATAGAAAAAGGTATCGAATTTAAAAATGTCAGTTTTTCGTATGACGGGAGCAATACGTTTGTACTGAAAGACATCTCCCTCTCCATTCAGAAGGGAGAGGTTGTTGCCATTGTGGGTGAGAGTGGAACGGGCAAAACATCCTTTCTCAATCTGATACCACGTTTTTATGACCCCATTAAAGGTTGTATCGAAATTGACGGCACAGATATTCGAAAAATCAGCCGTGATTCACTCCTCGAAAATATTGCTATCGTTACGCAACAAACCTTCCTGTTTAACCGCAGTCTTCACGAAAATATTTTCTACGGAAGAAAAAGCGCCACTACAGAGGAAATCTACGAGGCTGCAAAAGCTGCGAATATTCATGAATTCATCATGAGCCTTCCCAATGGCTATGACACGGTGGTAGGAGAAATGGGGGTAAAACTGTCTGGAGGACAACGCCAGCGGATCGCAATAGCCCGTGCAATATTGAAAAACGCACCCATCCTCCTTTTGGACGAGGCGACTTCATCACTGGATTATGAATCCGAAAAAGTAGTGCAGGAAGCCCTTAACAACCTTATCATGGGGAGAACAACCATTATTGTCGCCCATCGGCTTTCCACAATTCAACATTGTGACAGAATTATTGTGATGAAAAAGGGACACATCGTAGAAATGGGAAGTCATAAATCCCTCATGTCGATAGAGGGAGAATACAAGCGTGTTTACCTGCTTCATTCAGACACAATACAGGAATGA
- a CDS encoding DUF4438 domain-containing protein, whose amino-acid sequence METNEKSLVEISVLGEVSSPTSGAKSYSVTPDGQPSILPGVGGITYNVKVGDNVTQWAADHVEPCVSLKNKNAEENGALNLLSCIGNAAKVITGDAKGDTGVITGKHGGIEHVLVDFPDTTLKKLAIGDKILIRSIGLGLSLLKYPEVKLLNVSPQFLKVLPLRPGKSKDTLRIPVTHILPAAIMGSGLGAQHCYRGDYDIQLFDKQSSKQYQLQTLRFGDIVAIMDADHTYGRMYRSGAVSIGVIVHSDCATAGHGPGVTTLCTSAKGKIIPFKDSKANIGKYLHIGRYRNKTNKKD is encoded by the coding sequence ATGGAAACCAACGAAAAGAGTCTTGTTGAAATATCCGTTCTAGGAGAGGTTTCAAGCCCAACCAGCGGCGCAAAATCCTACAGTGTAACGCCCGACGGGCAACCCTCCATACTCCCTGGTGTAGGGGGAATTACGTACAATGTAAAAGTTGGAGATAACGTTACACAATGGGCGGCAGATCATGTAGAACCATGCGTCTCGCTAAAAAATAAAAATGCGGAAGAGAATGGCGCATTAAATTTACTTTCTTGTATTGGAAATGCCGCAAAAGTAATTACCGGCGATGCAAAAGGTGACACAGGGGTTATTACCGGAAAGCACGGCGGTATTGAACACGTATTGGTTGATTTCCCGGATACTACCTTGAAAAAACTTGCCATCGGGGACAAGATACTCATCCGCAGCATTGGCCTTGGTCTCTCTTTACTGAAGTATCCAGAAGTGAAACTTCTTAATGTTTCTCCTCAATTCTTAAAGGTGTTACCATTGCGTCCCGGCAAGTCAAAAGATACGCTCCGGATACCGGTGACGCATATACTCCCTGCAGCCATTATGGGTTCCGGGCTTGGAGCACAGCATTGTTATCGCGGTGATTATGATATACAGCTTTTTGACAAACAAAGTTCGAAACAATATCAACTGCAAACATTACGTTTTGGTGACATTGTGGCCATTATGGATGCTGACCACACCTATGGGAGGATGTATAGGAGCGGAGCAGTTAGCATTGGTGTTATCGTGCACAGTGATTGTGCAACCGCAGGACATGGCCCCGGTGTGACTACGTTATGTACGTCTGCCAAAGGTAAAATTATACCGTTTAAAGATAGTAAGGCTAACATAGGTAAATATTTACATATTGGCAGATATCGAAACAAAACAAACAAAAAAGACTAG
- the gcvT gene encoding glycine cleavage system aminomethyltransferase GcvT, which produces MKKTPLFETHLAMNASMVAFSGYLMPIQYNSIIKEHNFVRKHAGLFDISHMGRFEISGNNACSFLQHVVANDVKRLADNKVLYTPICNEEGGIIDDILVYRRNEKHFLLVVNCANREKDLSWLQKQSNPYQTIVIRDVTDDISLVALQGPFSRHIIETTFNSDVGGMEKFSFQDISLGDFHTTISRTGYTGEDGFEIFTDTKDVVKLWNSFIDGEKTNDLLPAGLGARDTLRLEAGLLLYGNDMDETVTPLETPICWTVKFDKYAFVGKESLLRLKEKGIRRKLAGFEMIDRGIPRNGYPVLKGGEVIGKVTSGSFSPTTNKTIGLCLVSSQYAGIGEELGVRIRDKTCAARIVKIPFYTVSSKAV; this is translated from the coding sequence ATGAAGAAGACTCCACTCTTTGAAACACACCTGGCCATGAATGCTTCGATGGTAGCTTTTAGCGGCTATCTAATGCCCATTCAATACAACAGCATTATCAAGGAACACAATTTTGTAAGAAAACATGCCGGTCTTTTTGACATATCTCATATGGGAAGATTTGAAATTTCCGGAAACAATGCGTGCTCTTTTCTCCAGCACGTTGTCGCTAATGATGTGAAGCGCCTTGCAGATAATAAGGTTCTCTATACCCCTATCTGCAATGAAGAAGGCGGGATCATAGACGATATACTTGTTTACAGACGAAATGAAAAACACTTTCTACTGGTAGTGAATTGCGCTAACAGGGAAAAGGATCTTTCCTGGTTGCAAAAACAGTCAAACCCCTATCAAACAATAGTAATACGTGATGTAACCGACGATATATCGCTTGTTGCATTACAGGGTCCCTTTTCCAGGCATATTATCGAAACAACATTCAATAGTGACGTTGGTGGCATGGAAAAATTTTCTTTTCAGGATATTTCATTGGGAGATTTTCACACGACAATTTCAAGGACAGGGTATACTGGCGAAGATGGCTTTGAGATTTTTACCGACACAAAGGATGTTGTAAAGCTATGGAATAGTTTCATAGATGGGGAAAAAACAAACGACTTACTTCCTGCAGGTCTTGGCGCAAGGGACACCCTCCGGCTGGAGGCAGGTCTTTTGCTATATGGAAACGACATGGATGAAACGGTCACACCCCTTGAAACGCCTATTTGCTGGACCGTTAAATTTGATAAATATGCTTTTGTCGGAAAAGAGTCCTTGTTACGGCTAAAGGAAAAGGGGATCCGCAGAAAGCTGGCAGGATTTGAGATGATTGACAGAGGCATTCCCCGCAATGGCTATCCCGTATTGAAGGGGGGAGAAGTGATTGGCAAGGTTACCAGCGGATCTTTTAGCCCAACGACGAACAAAACTATAGGTTTGTGCCTTGTCTCTTCGCAATACGCAGGAATAGGAGAAGAATTAGGTGTCCGAATTAGGGACAAGACGTGTGCCGCGCGAATTGTGAAGATACCATTTTATACGGTATCATCGAAGGCTGTTTGA
- the gcvH gene encoding glycine cleavage system protein GcvH encodes MNIPGDLLYTKTHEWVKKVNEKEVVIGITDFAQQQLHDIVFVELPALQKEFKAGNPYAVIESVKAAYDIYAPLSGKVTQVNTALQENPQVVNEDAYGKGWFCHMEIVNPGEFKNLLLPDQYQALCNSEQ; translated from the coding sequence ATGAATATACCGGGCGATCTGCTTTATACAAAAACGCACGAATGGGTAAAGAAAGTGAATGAAAAGGAAGTTGTTATCGGTATTACGGATTTTGCACAACAGCAGTTACATGACATTGTTTTTGTTGAATTGCCTGCCTTGCAGAAAGAATTCAAGGCAGGAAATCCATACGCTGTTATCGAGTCAGTTAAGGCGGCTTATGACATTTATGCGCCACTATCAGGAAAAGTTACGCAAGTCAATACGGCATTACAGGAAAACCCGCAAGTTGTGAATGAGGATGCGTATGGGAAAGGCTGGTTTTGTCATATGGAAATAGTAAACCCGGGTGAATTTAAAAATCTCCTGCTTCCGGACCAGTATCAGGCGCTCTGTAATTCAGAACAGTAG
- the recJ gene encoding single-stranded-DNA-specific exonuclease RecJ — protein sequence MSKRWVIPSHNEKLQSEIANTLKISHLLAQVLINRGLTDIEAAKGFLQPQISTLKDPFLLPDIEKASVRISEAVRNGEKIVIYGDYDVDGLTATALMYRCLKLLGAHVSYYIPGRLEEGYGLNEDAIKKLKEDGAHVILTVDCGTTSCAEADIARTLGIDLIITDHHQPGPEIPNAFALVNPKLTNDLSDFNALSGVGIAFKLAWAIGQHFSPQKKVSKEFKDFLLSSMGLVALGTIADVVPLVDENRILTKYGLSALQSTEIPGLQALLDIAALSNVDLEAFHVGFRLGPRINAPGRVGNARVVVEMLTTPCKERALEIVNFMEQENKRRQDIQADILVAAREKVLNDINLNETTTIVLADQGWHPGVVGIIASKIAEEFNRPTVMIAIMDDIGHGSARSIPSFHMLEALESCKSLLISAGGHARAAGLKIHPEKIDEFRTLLNTRISQKLLKKDLIPVMNIDAEVTLSMLSKTLVAELLRLSPHGEGNPVPLFASKNLKVVGQPRRVGTKGQHLSFYVRQGNTSIKAVAFGMGDHIDKLQQNGRMCSAAYAVKVNTWMNNNNLELEVKDIKFHNES from the coding sequence ATGAGTAAAAGATGGGTAATTCCTTCTCACAATGAAAAATTGCAGTCAGAAATCGCCAATACGCTTAAAATATCACACCTGCTGGCACAAGTACTCATTAATAGAGGACTCACGGACATCGAAGCGGCAAAAGGATTTCTTCAGCCACAGATTTCAACATTAAAAGACCCCTTTCTCCTGCCTGACATAGAAAAGGCTTCTGTAAGAATCAGTGAAGCGGTGCGGAACGGAGAAAAAATTGTCATTTACGGTGATTATGATGTTGATGGTTTAACGGCCACTGCGCTTATGTATCGGTGTCTGAAATTGCTGGGCGCACACGTAAGTTATTATATTCCAGGAAGACTGGAGGAGGGATATGGCCTTAATGAGGACGCCATTAAAAAACTAAAGGAGGATGGCGCCCATGTCATTTTGACGGTTGATTGCGGAACCACATCATGCGCGGAAGCAGATATTGCCCGTACACTTGGCATTGATCTGATTATTACAGACCATCATCAACCAGGCCCGGAAATTCCCAATGCATTTGCTCTGGTTAACCCAAAACTGACAAACGATCTGTCTGACTTTAACGCCCTTTCCGGAGTTGGGATTGCCTTCAAGTTGGCGTGGGCTATTGGACAACATTTTTCACCTCAAAAGAAGGTTTCCAAGGAGTTCAAAGATTTTCTCTTAAGCTCTATGGGATTGGTAGCCCTGGGTACAATCGCTGATGTTGTGCCGCTTGTTGATGAAAATCGCATTCTTACCAAATACGGCTTGAGCGCATTGCAATCTACCGAAATTCCGGGGCTGCAAGCGCTTCTTGATATTGCGGCTCTTTCTAATGTGGACCTTGAAGCCTTCCATGTGGGTTTCCGTTTGGGACCTCGGATAAATGCGCCGGGTCGTGTAGGAAATGCCCGAGTTGTTGTCGAAATGTTGACTACTCCGTGCAAGGAAAGGGCATTGGAAATTGTGAACTTTATGGAGCAGGAGAATAAAAGGAGACAGGATATTCAAGCGGACATCCTGGTTGCTGCCCGGGAAAAGGTCTTGAATGATATAAACCTGAACGAAACGACTACAATCGTTTTGGCAGATCAGGGATGGCACCCGGGAGTTGTCGGGATTATTGCTTCAAAGATTGCGGAAGAATTTAACCGTCCTACGGTAATGATTGCTATTATGGACGATATTGGCCATGGTTCTGCGCGGTCCATCCCTTCTTTTCATATGCTGGAAGCGCTGGAGTCATGTAAAAGCCTGCTCATCTCTGCCGGTGGCCATGCAAGAGCTGCAGGCCTGAAGATTCATCCGGAAAAAATTGATGAATTTCGCACCTTGCTTAATACAAGGATATCCCAAAAACTTCTTAAAAAGGACCTTATACCTGTAATGAATATTGATGCAGAAGTAACGCTTTCAATGTTGTCAAAGACACTTGTGGCAGAACTCCTACGCCTTTCCCCTCACGGGGAAGGAAATCCTGTTCCTTTGTTTGCTTCTAAAAATTTGAAGGTTGTGGGACAACCCCGTCGCGTTGGTACTAAAGGGCAACATCTAAGTTTCTACGTCAGGCAAGGAAACACCTCTATAAAGGCCGTTGCCTTCGGCATGGGGGACCACATTGATAAACTTCAACAAAATGGAAGGATGTGTTCTGCGGCTTATGCCGTAAAGGTGAATACCTGGATGAATAATAATAACCTGGAACTAGAGGTAAAGGATATAAAATTTCATAATGAATCTTGA